The following coding sequences are from one Streptomyces dengpaensis window:
- a CDS encoding single-stranded DNA-binding protein, translated as MVCVVGNVATRPVYKELSTGASTRFRLAVTSRYWDREKNLWADGHTNFFTVWARRALATNAGASLSVGDPVVVQGRLKVRTETRDGQTWASADVDAVAIGHDLSRGTSAFRRASKGDMGPAPAAQPEPSWETVPQAQPDSTPQQRPEPAGVT; from the coding sequence ATGGTGTGCGTGGTGGGGAATGTCGCGACGCGGCCGGTGTACAAGGAGTTGTCGACGGGGGCGTCGACGCGGTTTCGGCTGGCCGTGACCTCGCGTTACTGGGATCGCGAGAAGAACTTGTGGGCCGACGGACACACCAACTTCTTCACGGTGTGGGCCAGGCGGGCACTCGCGACGAACGCGGGAGCGTCTCTGTCGGTGGGCGATCCGGTCGTCGTGCAGGGGCGGCTGAAGGTACGCACGGAAACACGCGACGGCCAGACGTGGGCCTCGGCGGACGTCGACGCCGTGGCGATCGGGCACGACCTCTCGCGAGGCACATCCGCCTTCCGCCGGGCGTCGAAGGGCGACATGGGACCGGCTCCGGCCGCTCAGCCGGAGCCCAGTTGGGAAACCGTTCCGCAAGCCCAGCCCGACTCCACGCCCCAACAGCGGCCCGAGCCAGCGGGAGTGACGTGA
- a CDS encoding DUF5949 family protein, whose amino-acid sequence MTSTSSETRPLRPAELGTLVVLAWSGEAPDGDMPYLLTYTLGDGVGGPEASSAAVRQLLESNRLPVGGDLLDGVTKPGLPVSLLVEAGQAVVTMPQFTAQCTAPPEWLKAVAQRGFAYLVFTSRPWPEAAPGKLVAPEALAAFAGADETLEKAAHVVLPARSLRG is encoded by the coding sequence GTGACCTCAACCTCAAGCGAAACCCGCCCCCTGCGCCCTGCCGAGCTGGGCACGCTCGTCGTACTTGCCTGGAGCGGCGAGGCCCCCGACGGTGATATGCCCTATCTGCTCACCTACACCCTCGGCGACGGCGTGGGCGGCCCCGAGGCGTCATCCGCCGCCGTGCGGCAGTTGTTGGAGAGCAACCGCCTGCCTGTGGGCGGCGACCTCCTCGACGGTGTCACGAAGCCCGGCCTGCCTGTCAGCCTGCTGGTCGAGGCCGGGCAGGCGGTCGTCACCATGCCGCAGTTCACTGCCCAGTGCACCGCTCCGCCCGAATGGCTGAAGGCGGTCGCCCAACGCGGCTTCGCTTACCTGGTGTTCACCAGCCGTCCCTGGCCTGAGGCCGCACCGGGCAAGCTCGTGGCCCCCGAGGCGCTGGCAGCGTTCGCGGGCGCCGATGAGACGCTGGAGAAGGCGGCGCACGTCGTCCTGCCGGCCCGGAGCCTGCGCGGTTGA
- a CDS encoding Cys-Gln thioester bond-forming surface protein, which yields MFSSFSASSARRRGVARLAAGTLVSGLVAAVALATAGTAVADETPQSQGGATATIGDLKTYGSAVIHADGADSWVSAGLFEMSVDSGGMLQTYCVDLHNPTQQDAKYQETPWSGTSLNGNKDAGKIRWILQNSYPQVNDLAALAKKAGVGSLTEKDAAAGTQVAIWRYSDGADVEAVDAPAEKLADYLYKSARNLAEPKASLALEPAAVSGRAGERLGPVTVHTNADSVTVTPPSDATADGVKIVDENGKEITSAVEGSRLYFDVPIDSADGSSSLTVHASTTVPVGRAFTSETRSQTQILAGSSESMVTATATANWAEKGAIPALSAEKNCAEGGVDITAANAGDEAFSFELMGIEYTIEAGTSQAVTIPLQEDQEYGFTINGPSGFVKHFKGVLDCEVQGGTSDISTQTVSEPSPATVGGTSDGGTDLAETGSTSATPFIAGIAIGLVVIGGAAVLFVRKKAAPTQD from the coding sequence GTGTTTTCTTCGTTCTCTGCGTCGTCCGCGCGCAGGCGAGGGGTCGCCCGCCTCGCCGCCGGGACGTTGGTGTCGGGACTCGTCGCCGCGGTGGCGCTGGCCACCGCCGGTACGGCCGTCGCCGACGAGACCCCGCAGAGCCAGGGCGGCGCGACCGCCACCATAGGTGACCTCAAGACGTACGGGTCCGCGGTCATCCACGCCGACGGCGCGGACTCGTGGGTGTCCGCCGGTCTGTTCGAGATGTCCGTCGACAGCGGCGGCATGCTGCAGACCTACTGCGTCGACCTCCACAACCCGACGCAGCAGGACGCCAAGTACCAGGAGACCCCCTGGAGCGGTACGTCGCTGAACGGCAACAAGGACGCGGGCAAGATCCGCTGGATCCTGCAGAACTCCTACCCGCAGGTGAACGACCTCGCGGCCCTCGCCAAGAAGGCCGGTGTCGGCAGCCTCACCGAGAAGGACGCGGCGGCCGGCACCCAGGTGGCCATCTGGCGGTACTCGGACGGCGCCGACGTGGAAGCGGTGGACGCGCCGGCGGAGAAGCTGGCGGACTATCTGTACAAGAGCGCGCGGAACCTCGCGGAGCCCAAGGCCTCGCTGGCCCTCGAACCGGCCGCGGTCTCCGGCCGCGCGGGCGAGAGGCTCGGCCCGGTCACCGTGCACACCAACGCGGACAGCGTGACCGTGACGCCGCCCTCGGACGCCACCGCCGACGGGGTGAAGATCGTCGACGAGAACGGCAAGGAGATCACCTCCGCGGTCGAGGGCAGCCGGCTCTACTTCGACGTACCGATAGACAGCGCGGACGGTTCGTCCTCGCTGACCGTGCACGCGTCCACGACCGTGCCGGTCGGCCGCGCCTTCACCTCGGAGACCCGCAGCCAGACACAGATCCTCGCGGGCTCCAGCGAGTCGATGGTCACGGCGACGGCGACGGCGAACTGGGCCGAGAAGGGCGCGATACCCGCCCTGTCCGCCGAGAAGAACTGCGCCGAGGGCGGCGTGGACATCACGGCGGCCAACGCGGGCGACGAGGCGTTCAGCTTCGAGCTGATGGGGATCGAGTACACCATCGAGGCGGGCACGTCCCAGGCGGTGACCATCCCGCTGCAGGAGGACCAGGAGTACGGCTTCACAATCAACGGTCCAAGCGGCTTCGTGAAGCACTTCAAGGGTGTCCTCGACTGCGAGGTCCAGGGCGGCACGAGCGACATCTCGACCCAGACGGTCAGTGAGCCGAGCCCCGCGACGGTGGGCGGCACCTCCGACGGGGGCACCGACCTCGCCGAGACCGGCAGCACCAGCGCGACCCCGTTCATCGCGGGCATCGCCATCGGCCTCGTGGTGATCGGCGGCGCGGCGGTACTCTTCGTCCGCAAGAAGGCGGCACCGACCCAGGACTGA